The stretch of DNA AGAGGGCACCTTTGACGCCCATATTCCAGGCCAGTTTCCAGGCGAGGCGTTTATCAGTGACTGTTAACAGGCGGGCAGCAAATTCAAGGTACATAAACATGCCTCTCTGGCGATCAGATTTTTGCCAGATGTTTGATCTATCAACGATGACTTCTCAGATTCAACATTCGAAAACATCTTACACTGTGGTGGCGAGTCGATGGGTCGGATTCGGGCGTCCGGGTCGAAAACTTTGCGTCTGTCGCAAGGTGACCTGAACCCCGAGTTCATCAGCGACGGCCTGCAAGCTGGAAATCACCAGTTCTTGAAGGTGTTCGGGGTCAATGGCAACACGGGCATTCACCACCACTTCAGCTTCCTGGACGGCACATCGCGAAGGAAGAGAGAGTTCAGCCGGGCCATCACTGCTGGTGAGATTGGCCACACCAAAGAAACCTTCCCAGAGCCCGATGGCTTTGAGATGGGCAGTTTCCGCCCCCTTTTCTCCCAGCGATCTTTTCAATTTCTCAATGACTCCCAGCAGAAAGGTATCGAGTGCGACTGGTTGATCGCTGCGAATGGTGAGGCTGGTATTCAGCCAGCCAAGTTCAGCTTCGCCTTCGGCATAGATGTCGTAGTCGATATCCAGCACCTTTCTGCCAAAGATCCCTTCCTGTTCGAGAAACTCACAAAAACCATCGAACCCTTCGCCAGTTTTCGCAGAAACTCGCAAGACGGGTGTTCCAGGGACTTTCTTTTGGACGAGCGAAACCAGTTCCTGCATCTGCTCGCCAGATAATTCATCGGCGCGATTGATCAAGACAGCGTCCGCTTCTTCAAGCTGCTTTTCGAGGATGTACGCAGCCTTGGGTGAGAAGCCACTTCCTTCACCACGCAGGACTTTCAGACCATGTGAAGGCTTGAGCAGGACAGAATAGGGGGCAATCGAAAATCTGGCCGAATAAAGTTGTTTTAACGGCTGGACAACAGTCGCCACCAGGTCGGTGCAACTTCCTACAGGTTCTGCCAATACGATACTGGGTGCCCGGGAATCATCGAGTTGCCCCAATGTGGCAATCAACTCGTTGAAGTGACAGCAGAAACAGGCCCCTGCCACTTCACCCACATCAAAGCCCTGCGACCTCAACGAATTGGTATCCACCAGATCGGTGGCCTGATCGTTGGTCACAATCCCGACGGTATGGCCGGCGGCCATATATTGCCTGGCCAGACGGGCGAGTGTCGTGGTCTTGCCGGCTCCGAGAAAGCCACCCACCATGATGAAGCGAATGGTGCGGGATGTGGCTGCCACTGGTCGAGTTA from Planctopirus ephydatiae encodes:
- a CDS encoding GTP-binding protein — encoded protein: MSSEKLPGQGVTRPVAATSRTIRFIMVGGFLGAGKTTTLARLARQYMAAGHTVGIVTNDQATDLVDTNSLRSQGFDVGEVAGACFCCHFNELIATLGQLDDSRAPSIVLAEPVGSCTDLVATVVQPLKQLYSARFSIAPYSVLLKPSHGLKVLRGEGSGFSPKAAYILEKQLEEADAVLINRADELSGEQMQELVSLVQKKVPGTPVLRVSAKTGEGFDGFCEFLEQEGIFGRKVLDIDYDIYAEGEAELGWLNTSLTIRSDQPVALDTFLLGVIEKLKRSLGEKGAETAHLKAIGLWEGFFGVANLTSSDGPAELSLPSRCAVQEAEVVVNARVAIDPEHLQELVISSLQAVADELGVQVTLRQTQSFRPGRPNPTHRLATTV